A genome region from Acidobacteriota bacterium includes the following:
- a CDS encoding nucleotidyl transferase AbiEii/AbiGii toxin family protein → MNFDRFLQLLRELEAHRVEYVLVGGAALNLHGIIRATEDINFFVRLQDGNVERFKAALRAVWNDPQIEEIKACEMADAYPVIRYGPPNGDFAIDLLSRLGTEFAFDDLDVEVVELEGVKIRLATAATLHRMEERDGSSN, encoded by the coding sequence ATGAATTTCGACCGGTTCCTCCAACTTCTGCGAGAACTCGAGGCGCACCGGGTCGAATACGTGTTGGTCGGGGGAGCCGCACTCAACCTCCACGGGATCATCCGGGCTACCGAAGACATTAACTTTTTCGTTCGGCTGCAAGACGGGAACGTGGAACGCTTCAAGGCCGCGCTGAGGGCGGTCTGGAACGACCCTCAAATCGAAGAAATCAAGGCCTGTGAGATGGCTGACGCATACCCCGTCATCCGCTATGGCCCTCCAAATGGAGATTTTGCCATCGACTTGTTGTCTCGGCTGGGTACCGAATTCGCATTCGACGATCTCGATGTCGAGGTGGTCGAGTTGGAAGGGGTCAAGATTCGCCTGGCCACGGCTGCGACACTCCACCGAATGGAAGAAAGGGACGGTTCGTCCAATTGA